From the genome of Bubalus bubalis isolate 160015118507 breed Murrah chromosome 2, NDDB_SH_1, whole genome shotgun sequence, one region includes:
- the SERINC2 gene encoding serine incorporator 2 isoform X2: MGACLGACSLLSCASCLCGSAPCILCSCCPCSHNSTLSRLFFTVFLFLGVLVCIIMLSPGVESQLYKLPWVCNEGTGSHVVLQGHIDCGSLLGHRAVYRMCFAMAAFFFLFSLLMVCVRSSRDPRAAIQNGFWFFKFLIFVGITVGAFYIPDGSFSNIWFYFGVVGSFIFLLIQLLLLIDFAHSWNQRWLCKAEECDSRAWYAGLFFFTLLFYALSITAVALLFVYYTQPGACYEGKVFIGLNLTLCVCVSIVAVLPKIQDAQPNSGLLQASVITLYTMFVTWLALSNVPDQKCNPHLLTHFGNGTVLAGPEGYETHWWDAPSIVGLVVFILCTVFISLRSSDHRQVNSLMQTEECPPVLDATQQQQQVVVSEGRAFDNEQDGVTYSYSFFHLCLVLASVHIMMTLTNWYRPGETRKMISTWTAVWVKICASWTGLLLYLWTLVAPLLLPNRDFS; the protein is encoded by the exons ATGGGGGCCTGTCTGGGCGCCTGCTCCCTGCTCAGCTGC GCGTCCTGCCTCTGCGGCTCTGCCCCCTGCATCCTGTGCAGCTGCTGCCCCTGTAGCCACAACTCCACGCTGAGCCGCCTCTTCTTCACGGTCTTCCTCTTCCTCGGGGTGCTGGTGTGCATCATCATGCTGAGTCCTGGCGTGGAAAGCCAGCTCTACAAG CTGCCCTGGGTGTGTAACGAGGGGACCGGATCCCACGTCGTCCTGCAGGGCCACATCGACTGTGGCTCCCTGCTCGGCCACCGCGCCGTCTACCGCATGTGTTTCGCTATGGCggccttcttcttccttttctctttgctcatGGTCTGTGTGCGCAGCAGTCGAGACCCCAGGGCTGCCATCCAGAACGG GTTTTGGTTCTTTAAGTTCCTGATTTTCGTGGGCATCACCGTGGGCGCCTTCTACATCCCCGATGGCTCCTTCTCCAACA tcTGGTTCTACTTCGGTGTCGTGGGCTCCTTCATCTTCCTCCTCATCCAGCTACTGCTGCTCATCGACTTTGCGCACTCCTGGAACCAGCGGTGGCTGTGCAAGGCCGAGGAGTGTGACTCCCGCGCCTGGTACGCAG gcctcTTCTTCTTCACCCTGCTCTTCTACGCGCTGTCAATCACGGCTGTGGCGCTGCTGTTCGTCTACTACACCCAGCCCGGTGCCTGCTACGAGGGCAAGGTTTTCATTGGCCTCAACCTCACTCTTTGTGTCTGTGTCTCAATCGTTGCTGTTCTGCCCAAGATCCAG GATGCCCAGCCCAACTCGGGTCTGCTGCAGGCCTCGGTCATCACTCTCTACACCATGTTTGTCACCTGGTTGGCCTTGTCCAACGTCCCCG ATCAGAAATGCAACCCTCACCTGCTGACCCACTTTGGCAACGGGACGGTCCTGGCAGGCCCCGAGGGCTACGAGACCCACTGGTGGGACGCGCCGAGCATCGTGGGTCTCGTCGTCTTCATCCTGTGCACTGTCTTCATCAG TCTGCGCTCCTCAGACCACCGGCAGGTGAACAGCCTGATGCAGACGGAGGAGTGCCCGCCTGTGCTGGACgccacgcagcagcagcagcaggtggtggtCTCCGAGGGCCGGGCCTTTGACAACGAGCAGGACGGTGTCACCTACAGCTACTCCTTCTTCCACTTGTGCCTGGTACTCGCTTCTGTCCACATCATGATGACACTCACCAACTGGTACAG ACCTGGTGAGACCCGGAAGATGATCAGCACATGGACTGCCGTGTGGGTGAAGATCTGCGCCAGCTGGACGGGGCTACTCCTCTATCTGTGGACCCTGGTagcccccctcctcctgcccaacCGCGACTTCAGCTGA
- the SERINC2 gene encoding serine incorporator 2 isoform X1 — MDGRMMRRMRLKEEEAPGPGNTASCLCGSAPCILCSCCPCSHNSTLSRLFFTVFLFLGVLVCIIMLSPGVESQLYKLPWVCNEGTGSHVVLQGHIDCGSLLGHRAVYRMCFAMAAFFFLFSLLMVCVRSSRDPRAAIQNGFWFFKFLIFVGITVGAFYIPDGSFSNIWFYFGVVGSFIFLLIQLLLLIDFAHSWNQRWLCKAEECDSRAWYAGLFFFTLLFYALSITAVALLFVYYTQPGACYEGKVFIGLNLTLCVCVSIVAVLPKIQDAQPNSGLLQASVITLYTMFVTWLALSNVPDQKCNPHLLTHFGNGTVLAGPEGYETHWWDAPSIVGLVVFILCTVFISLRSSDHRQVNSLMQTEECPPVLDATQQQQQVVVSEGRAFDNEQDGVTYSYSFFHLCLVLASVHIMMTLTNWYRPGETRKMISTWTAVWVKICASWTGLLLYLWTLVAPLLLPNRDFS; from the exons ATGGACGGGAGGATG atgagaaggatgaggctgaaagaggaggAGGCACCAGGACCAGGCAACACA GCGTCCTGCCTCTGCGGCTCTGCCCCCTGCATCCTGTGCAGCTGCTGCCCCTGTAGCCACAACTCCACGCTGAGCCGCCTCTTCTTCACGGTCTTCCTCTTCCTCGGGGTGCTGGTGTGCATCATCATGCTGAGTCCTGGCGTGGAAAGCCAGCTCTACAAG CTGCCCTGGGTGTGTAACGAGGGGACCGGATCCCACGTCGTCCTGCAGGGCCACATCGACTGTGGCTCCCTGCTCGGCCACCGCGCCGTCTACCGCATGTGTTTCGCTATGGCggccttcttcttccttttctctttgctcatGGTCTGTGTGCGCAGCAGTCGAGACCCCAGGGCTGCCATCCAGAACGG GTTTTGGTTCTTTAAGTTCCTGATTTTCGTGGGCATCACCGTGGGCGCCTTCTACATCCCCGATGGCTCCTTCTCCAACA tcTGGTTCTACTTCGGTGTCGTGGGCTCCTTCATCTTCCTCCTCATCCAGCTACTGCTGCTCATCGACTTTGCGCACTCCTGGAACCAGCGGTGGCTGTGCAAGGCCGAGGAGTGTGACTCCCGCGCCTGGTACGCAG gcctcTTCTTCTTCACCCTGCTCTTCTACGCGCTGTCAATCACGGCTGTGGCGCTGCTGTTCGTCTACTACACCCAGCCCGGTGCCTGCTACGAGGGCAAGGTTTTCATTGGCCTCAACCTCACTCTTTGTGTCTGTGTCTCAATCGTTGCTGTTCTGCCCAAGATCCAG GATGCCCAGCCCAACTCGGGTCTGCTGCAGGCCTCGGTCATCACTCTCTACACCATGTTTGTCACCTGGTTGGCCTTGTCCAACGTCCCCG ATCAGAAATGCAACCCTCACCTGCTGACCCACTTTGGCAACGGGACGGTCCTGGCAGGCCCCGAGGGCTACGAGACCCACTGGTGGGACGCGCCGAGCATCGTGGGTCTCGTCGTCTTCATCCTGTGCACTGTCTTCATCAG TCTGCGCTCCTCAGACCACCGGCAGGTGAACAGCCTGATGCAGACGGAGGAGTGCCCGCCTGTGCTGGACgccacgcagcagcagcagcaggtggtggtCTCCGAGGGCCGGGCCTTTGACAACGAGCAGGACGGTGTCACCTACAGCTACTCCTTCTTCCACTTGTGCCTGGTACTCGCTTCTGTCCACATCATGATGACACTCACCAACTGGTACAG ACCTGGTGAGACCCGGAAGATGATCAGCACATGGACTGCCGTGTGGGTGAAGATCTGCGCCAGCTGGACGGGGCTACTCCTCTATCTGTGGACCCTGGTagcccccctcctcctgcccaacCGCGACTTCAGCTGA